In Calliopsis andreniformis isolate RMS-2024a chromosome 6, iyCalAndr_principal, whole genome shotgun sequence, a single genomic region encodes these proteins:
- the Pp2c1 gene encoding protein phosphatase 2C, whose product MPLSIGVNLRVTGHCNQGGRKYMEDMFSVAFQSTPDDKDLEYAFFGIFDGHGGGEAATYAKEHLMNVIIKQKNFWSDRDEDVLRAIKEGYVNTHYAMWRELDKWPRTASGLPSTAGTTASIAFIRKGKIYIGHVGDSGIILGYQVDGDPQWRAKALTKDHKPESTPEMIRIRKSGGKVVSKSGVPRVVWNRPRIGHKGPVRRSTHIDEIPFLAVARSLGDLWSYNSELDTFVVSPEPDVKVVAIDVESHRCLIFGTDGLWNMLTPQAAVAIVQAADRHNEKHLIASQQTCNGQTDNVQLWINPSKSLVDKALERWSSKRLRADNTSVVTLMLDPPGPSRKVLLSQKECMTHESVHTAATTLATESTEKPAYNPEASYIPRPLPMTNHNVDLHKSDFLDRIEENIQETKSEEIQMEKVEESTNTIQTLHEETTHKTIKETFVEESITLIKTTTDNSTEENVKVNNEELETPLEELEEKLIQEETKATEVQHDVANVLIHQNIMKSQETSELENNNEVNQDGASNVIHQSAFSGECDDVHSSSPVASNLQKNNGTVSENGPSNENEVKANVLNGSHHKQHALFSASRTEIRSVRKRHSLNSHTRTTLKESSSLDTKTYVNSRFRPRNTKVSVTGNTVEEGVRNSASKTTGSAVGTKRRHSAISSSVVSTVEDTCILQEPCVKRRTRSEDRRNPVDENDPANQTMKDASSSISWPAAESNITRSTGSTTTVPIQEKLSSLNTFQRSLGKKATPVKAIRRPSIKGLLKQLWAASLGAREWDQGRSNRSNSCSERRINRSVSIIGSTDSTTVPQRWLRSDTIAAAAPVKTLRSRNIDINGHTISAQLVHQYGLVKQNRLSLPSKLKQSNNNGFLQSSRVRSSSLSSSIKQSSSNTGSGTCATISSTNTGCSSSGMAKRVKSPYNPSARSLSTRSRIKRLGK is encoded by the exons ATgccgttgagtattggggttaacCTAAGAGTGACCGGCCACTGTAACCAGGGCGGTCGGAAATACATGGAGGACATGTTCAGCGTGGCCTTTCAGTCGACACCGGACGACAAGGACCTGGAGTACGCCTTCTTCGGGATATTCGATGGCCACGGGGGCGGCGAGGCGGCGACCTACGCCAAGGAACACCTGATGAACGTGATCATCAAACAGAAGAACTTTTGGAGCGACCGCGACGAGGATGTGCTGCGAGCCATCAAAGAAGGATACGTGAACACGCATTACGCGATGTGGCGGGAGCTTG ATAAGTGGCCAAGAACGGCGTCTGGATTACCATCTACGGCTGGGACCACTGCTAGCATAGCGTTCATTCGAAAGGGGAAGATTTATATAGGTCATGTTGGTGACTCTGGCATAATATTAGGATATCAAGTGGATGGTGATCCCCAATGGCGAGCAAAAGCTTTGACAAAGGATCATAAGCCAGAGAGCACGCCAGAGATGATAAGGATACGAAAGTCTGGTGGGAAAGTAGTCAGTAAATCTGGCGTTCCAAGAGTTGTTTGGAATAGACCTCGTATAGGACATAAGGGACCGGTTCGAAGGTCCACCCATATAGATGAAATTCCTTTTCTTGCTGTTGCTAGATCTTTAG gcGATCTCTGGAGTTACAATTCTGAATTAGATACATTTGTTGTATCTCCAGAACCGGATGTTAAAGTAGTTGCGATTGATGTTGAGTCACATCGTTGCCTTATTTTTGGAACAGATGGACTGTGGAACATGTTAACACCacaagctgctgtggctattgttcaAGCTGCAGATAGACATAATGAGAAACATTTGATTGCTTCTCAGCAAACGTGTAATGGG CAAACTGACAATGTACAGTTATGGATTAATCCTTCCAAGAGTTTAGTAGATAAAGCATTAGAAAGGTGGTCATCAAAGAGGCTACGCGCGGATAATACAAGCGTTGTTACATTAATGTTGGATCCACCAGGTCCATCCCGGAAG GTTCTATTGAGTCAAAAAGAATGCATGACGCATGAAAGTGTACATACAGCTGCGACTACACTTGCCACTGAAAGCACAGAGAAGCCTGCTTATAATCCAGAAGCTTCATACATACCAAGACCTCTTCCCATGACAAATCACAATGTCGATCTTCATAAATCAGACTTCTTGGACAGAATTGAAGAAAACATCCAGGAAACGAAATCGGAAGAAATACAGATGGAAAAAGTAGAAGAAAGTACCAATACGATTCAAACATTGCATGAAGAGACAACGCACAAAACTATCAAAGAAACATTTGTGGAAGAAAGTATTACATTAATAAAAACAACAACCGATAATAGCACTGAAGAAAATGTGAAGGTAAATAACGAAGAATTAGAAACACCGCTAGAAGAACTTGAGGAGAAGCTTATCCAGGAGGAGACCAAAGCAACGGAAGTGCAACACGATGTTGCGAATGTACTGATTCATCAGAACATTATGAAATCTCAAGAAACATCTGAACTAGAAAATAATAATGAGGTCAACCAAGACGGTGCTTCAAATGTGATACACCAAAGTGCATTTTCTGGTGAATGTGATGATGTACATTCTTCCAGTCCTGTTGCTAgtaatttacaaaaaaataatGGAACTGTCTCGGAGAACGGTCCCTCCAACGAAAACGAAGTGAAAGCTAATGTTTTAAACGGATCGCATCATAAACAACACGCGCTGTTCTCTGCTTCCAGGACAGAAATCCGAAGTGTGAGAAAAAGGCATAGTTTAAATTCGCACACGCGAACCACCCTTAAAGAATCGAGTTCGTTGGACACGAAAACGTACGTGAACTCGAGGTTTAGGCCGCGTAATACAAAAGTGTCTGTAACAGGAAACACAGTGGAAGAAGGTGTAAGGAACTCTGCGAGTAAAACAACTGGTAGTGCCGTCGGTACGAAAAGAAGACATAGTGCAATATCATCAAGTGTAGTTAGTACGGTGGAAGACACATGTATATTGCAGGAGCCTTGTGTCAAAAGAAGGACGCGTTCGGAAGATAGAAGGAATCCTGTCGACGAGAATGATCCAGCTAATCAGACCATGAAGGATGCGAGCAGCAGCATAAGCTGGCCTGCTGCAGAATCTAATATCACTCGTTCCACAGGAAGCACTACCACTGTACCTATACAAGAAAAACTATCTTCGTTAAATACCTTCCAAAGAAGTTTGGGAAAAAAAGCTACGCCAGTGAAGGCTATCAGAAGGCCGTCTATTAAAGGTCTGTTGAAGCAACTGTGGGCTGCTAGTCTTGGTGCGAGAGAATGGGATCAGGGGAGAAGTAATCGGTCGAATAGTTGTAGCGAGCGGAGGATAAATCGAAGTGTGTCTATTATAGGTTCTACGGATAGTACGACTGTTCCACAACGTTGGCTCAG ATCGGACACCATCGCCGCTGCAGCACCTGTAAAAACATTGCGCTCACGTAATATAGACATAAACGGTCACACAATATCCGCACAATTAGTACATCAGTACGGACTGGTGAAGCAAAATCGACTCTCATTGCCTAGCAAGTTAAAACAGTCTAATAATAACGGATTTCTACAGTCGAGTAGAGTAAGATCTTCCTCCTTGTCGTCCAGTATTAAGCAAAGTAGTAGTAATACTGGAAGCGGGACCTGCGCTACGATTAGTTCTACGAATACGGGATGCTCTAGTTCTGGAATGGCTAAAAGAGTAAAATCACCCTATAATCCTAGCGCTAGGTCATTAAGTACGCGATCTCGCATTAAGCGTCTTGGAAAATGA